A DNA window from Schistocerca americana isolate TAMUIC-IGC-003095 chromosome 4, iqSchAmer2.1, whole genome shotgun sequence contains the following coding sequences:
- the LOC124613786 gene encoding glycine-rich cell wall structural protein 1.8-like encodes MAFRALLVLLLASVVLHEGDAGGFGGGGGGGYGGGGYGGGGGGKKYILHVPIKVKTIHKYNTVYKHIKKGSGDYVVGYTIEDGHHGGGGYGGGGYGGGGGYGGGGGFGGGHGGGIAIVGGIGGGHGGGGGYGGGGYGGGGYGGGGGGVKIAIVGGIGGGHGGGGYGGGGGYGGGHDVGGGYGGGGGGFSSHGGDIGGGYGGGGGGGFSSHGGDIGGGYGDGGGFSSHGGDIGGGYGGGDIGGGYGGGGGYGGGGGFSSHGGDIGGGYGGGHHGHHKK; translated from the exons ATGGCCTTCAGAGCACTG TTGGTGCTCCTGCTCGCGTCGGTAGTCCTGCACGAGGGAGACGCCGGAGGATTCGGCGGGGGCGGAGGAGGCGGCTATGGCGGCGGCGGCTACGGAGGAGGAGGGGGCGG AAAGAAGTACATTCTTCACGTTCCCATCAAAGTGAAGACGATACATAAATACAACACTGTCTACAAGCACATCAAGAAAGGCAGCGGCGACTACGTCGTTGGTTACACTATAGAGGATGGTCATCATGGAGGTGGAGGATATGGAGGAGGCGGATACGGAGGAGGTGGAGGATATGGAGGAGGCGGAGGATTCGGAGGTGGCCACGGAGGAGGAATAGCCATAGTGGGTGGAATAGGGGGCGGTCATGGCGGAGGCGGCGGCTACGGAGGCGGCGGCTACGGAGGCGGCGGATATGGAGGCGGCGGTGGTGGCGTGAAAATCGCCATCGTCGGAGGAATAGGCGGAGGCCACGGTGGCGGAGGATACGGAGGTGGCGGAGGATACGGAGGCGGCCACGACGTAGGAGGCGGCtacggaggaggcggcggcggatTCAGCAGTCACGGAGGAGACATCGGGGGTGGATACGGtggaggcggtggcggcggcttCAGCAGCCACGGAGGCGACATCGGAGGCGGATATGGAGATGGTGGCGGTTTCAGCAGCCACGGTGGAGACATCGGAGGAGGTTACGGCGGAGGCGACATCGGAGGTGGATACGGAGGCGGCGGTGGTTACGGCGGAGGTGGCGGCTTCAGCAGCCACGGAGGAGACATCGGAGGTGGTTATGGAGGCGGTCACCACGGCCACCACAAGAAGTGA